In the Mycolicibacterium thermoresistibile genome, one interval contains:
- a CDS encoding acyl-CoA dehydrogenase family protein, whose amino-acid sequence MWDFATEPEVERELEWIREFVKEEIEPLETLDLDDAAMTRAMEPLKQQVKDRGLWAAHLPPELGGQGFGQVRLALMHEILGRSHLAPIVFGNQAPDSGNAELLAVAGTPEQKRRWLDPLLAGTIRSCYAMTEPGAGADPTMLTTTARLAGDEWILNGRKWFASNASIADLFIVMAVTDPEAARHQRASMFLVPAGTPGLVVERDIPTMEHPYPRPPVYGNHAEVSLTDVRVPAENLLGERGRGFALAQTRLGPGRIHHCMRWLGQSERALEMLCERAVSRTIHGSLLSEKQMIQDWVAESVAERQAARLMTLHAAWKIDTEGVRGALTEIAMIKYWGARVLYNVIDRAIQLHGSLGYSCDMPLEFMYRQARAARLYDGPDEVHKVTVARRTLREFEPREVPSEHIPTRRAAAREKFAHLLAETAANS is encoded by the coding sequence ATGTGGGATTTCGCGACCGAGCCCGAGGTCGAGCGAGAACTGGAGTGGATCCGCGAGTTCGTCAAGGAGGAGATCGAACCTCTCGAGACACTCGATCTGGATGACGCCGCGATGACCCGGGCGATGGAGCCGCTCAAACAACAGGTCAAGGACCGGGGACTGTGGGCGGCGCATCTACCGCCGGAGCTGGGCGGCCAGGGCTTCGGTCAGGTCCGGCTGGCGTTGATGCACGAGATTCTGGGCCGGTCGCATCTGGCGCCCATCGTGTTCGGCAACCAGGCCCCGGACTCCGGTAATGCCGAACTGCTGGCCGTGGCCGGCACGCCCGAGCAGAAGCGCCGGTGGCTGGATCCGCTGCTGGCCGGGACGATCCGCAGTTGTTATGCGATGACCGAGCCGGGCGCCGGGGCCGATCCGACGATGCTCACCACCACCGCTCGATTGGCAGGCGATGAGTGGATTCTGAACGGCCGCAAGTGGTTCGCGTCCAACGCTTCGATCGCCGACCTTTTCATCGTCATGGCGGTCACCGACCCGGAGGCGGCGCGCCATCAGCGGGCCTCGATGTTCCTGGTGCCCGCGGGCACCCCCGGTCTGGTGGTGGAGCGCGATATCCCCACCATGGAGCATCCCTATCCGCGGCCCCCGGTCTACGGCAACCACGCGGAGGTCTCCTTGACCGATGTGCGGGTGCCGGCCGAGAACCTGCTGGGCGAGCGGGGACGTGGATTCGCGTTGGCGCAGACCCGGTTGGGGCCGGGGCGCATCCACCACTGCATGCGGTGGCTGGGACAGAGCGAACGCGCACTCGAGATGCTCTGTGAGCGGGCGGTGTCGCGCACCATCCATGGGTCGCTGTTGTCGGAGAAGCAGATGATCCAGGACTGGGTCGCCGAGTCGGTCGCCGAACGTCAGGCCGCGCGGCTGATGACCCTGCACGCCGCGTGGAAGATCGACACCGAGGGCGTCCGCGGTGCGCTCACCGAGATCGCGATGATCAAGTACTGGGGTGCGCGGGTGCTCTACAACGTGATCGACCGGGCCATTCAGCTGCACGGGTCGCTGGGCTACAGCTGCGACATGCCGTTGGAGTTCATGTATCGGCAGGCCCGGGCCGCACGGCTCTACGACGGTCCTGACGAAGTCCACAAGGTGACCGTGGCACGGCGCACCCTGCGAGAGTTCGAGCCACGGGAGGTTCCCTCCGAGCACATTCCGACGCGTCGGGCCGCGGCGCGGGAGAAGTTCGCGCATCTGCTCGCCGAAACCGCCGCGAACTCGTAA